The following coding sequences lie in one Sesamum indicum cultivar Zhongzhi No. 13 linkage group LG9, S_indicum_v1.0, whole genome shotgun sequence genomic window:
- the LOC105171263 gene encoding monothiol glutaredoxin-S6-like has protein sequence MDTVMKLGTEHPVVIFSKTSCGISHTVTTLIRGFGAKLVIYELDQLPNGHEIEMALMALGCNPSVPAVFIGKQFIGGSNEIMSLYIRGKLKPLLINANAIWI, from the coding sequence ATGGACACGGTGATGAAGTTAGGGACTGAGCATCCAGTGGTGATATTCAGCAAAACCAGTTGCGGCATATCCCATACCGTAACTACACTTATCCGTGGATTCGGGGCGAAACTTGTGATCTATGAGCTCGATCAGCTCCCAAATGGACATGAAATAGAGATGGCATTGATGGCGTTAGGGTGCAACCCTAGCGTGCCGGCCGTGTTCATAGGGAAGCAATTCATCGGTGGATCGAATGAGATCATGAGCCTCTATATAAGGGGCAAGCTCAAGCCATTGCTCATCAATGCTAATGCTATATGGATATAG
- the LOC105171262 gene encoding putative pentatricopeptide repeat-containing protein At2g02150 — MLIFLSRLKTSQYRAVSSSLFGSSHYLFSENILTWAEHFLCSRFLFSTTLSFSDSDEDFNRETIRKIVNEERWDDLRLVQLFDSVLAPVWVSRLLVELKQDPILALKLFKWAESRNGFQHTTENYCVIAHILFCSRMYADTHNVLRRLVTLHKSSIDTKPFPSLTILDVLWLTRNVCIPGYGVFDELFSVLVELGMLEEARESFLQMKTFKVIPRARSCNVLLHKFSKVADGVLVKKFFSDMCGAGIVPSIFTFNIMISFYCKEGDLKAARSMFMRMKDMGVSPDVVTYNSLIDGHGKLGELSEAVCMYEEMKEAECLPDIITYNILINCFCKYGKMPLAFQFLREMKERCIKPNDVTYSTFVDAFCKEGMLQQAIKFFVDMRRVGLTPNEFTYTSLIDANFKMGNIDDALKFLKEMLEAGLKLNIVTYTALLNGLCEEGKIKEAEEVFNAMLKDGVVPNEKMYTAFIHGYLKAKRTDDAMRILEKMKENNVKPDLLLYGTIIWGLCNMGRFEDVNALLNEMKEHNIEVSEIIYTTLIDSYFKAGKDTEARKLLNEMQERGMAPTVVTYCSLINGLCRLGYVEEAIDYFNRMKKAYLQPNVVVYTSLIHGLCKNERIEDARKLFLEMPEKGLLPDKIAYTSLIDGTMKQGNIQEALDLVRVMTETGVEFDLHAYTCLISGLSRGGQLQQARDLLYEMIEKGVQPDEIVYGCLIRKYHELGNREEADVLLIEMMERGNAPIKRELLDKIYEPEVA; from the coding sequence ATGTTAATTTTCCTCAGCAGGCTCAAAACCTCCCAGTATCGTGCTGTAAGCTCATCACTATTTGGTTCTTCACATTATttgttttcagaaaatatattaacttgGGCCGAACATTTTTTGTGTTCTCGATTCTTATTTTCAACAACTCTGAGTTTTAGCGATTCTGATGAGGATTTTAATCGAGAAACAATCAGGAAAATTGTAAATGAAGAGAGATGGGATGATTTACGATTAGTACAATTATTTGATTCGGTTTTAGCCCCAGTTTGGGTGTCCAGATTGTTGGTTGAATTAAAACAGGATCCTATATTAGCTTTGAAATTGTTCAAGTGGGCAGAATCGCGAAATGGATTTCAGCATACAACAGAGAATTATTGTGTCATTGCTCACATTTTGTTCTGTTCGCGAATGTATGCTGACACGCACAATGTTCTCAGACGATTAGTTACTTTACATAAAAGCAGTATTGATACCAAACCATTTCCGTCTTTAACTATATTGGATGTTTTGTGGTTGACGAGAAATGTTTGCATCCCTGGTTACGGGGTATTTGATGAGTTATTTAGTGTATTGGTTGAATTGGGAATGCTAGAGGAAGCTAGGGAGTCTTTCTTGCAGATGAAAACTTTTAAAGTTATTCCGAGGGCAAGGTCTTGTAATGTTCTTTTGCATAAGTTCTCGAAAGTGGCTGATGGAGTTCTGGTGAAGAAGTTTTTCAGTGATATGTGTGGGGCTGGAATAGTTCCATCAATTTTTACTTTCAACattatgatttctttttattgtaaaGAAGGGGACTTGAAAGCTGCAAGAAGCATGTTCATGAGGATGAAAGACATGGGTGTCTCCCCTGATGTTGTTACTTATAATTCACTTATAGATGGCCATGGAAAACTTGGGGAATTGTCTGAAGCGGTTTGTATGTATGAGGAGATGAAAGAGGCTGAATGTCTTCCTGACATAATCACAtacaatatattgattaattgcTTCTGTAAATATGGAAAGATGCCGCTGGCGTTCCAGTTTCTTAGGGAGATGAAGGAAAGATGTATTAAACCTAATGATGTAACTTATAGCACATTCGTTGATGCTTTCTGTAAAGAAGGAATGTTGCAGCAAGCTATTaagttttttgttgatatgaGGAGAGTTGGTCTGACACCTAATGAATTTACTTATACTTCTTTAATTGATGCTAACTTTAAGATGGGAAATATTGACGATGCACTGAAGTTTTTAAAAGAGATGTTGGAGGCTGGTCTCAAGTTAAATATTGTCACCTACACGGCGTTGCTCAACGGCTTATGTGAAGAAGGGAAGATAAAGGAAGCTGAAGAAGTTTTCAACGCTATGCTGAAAGATGGGGTAGTGCCTAATGAGAAAATGTATACAGCTTTCATACATGGGTACCTTAAAGCTAAAAGGACTGATGACGCAATGAGGATTCTGGAAAAGATGAAAGAGAATAACGTTAAACCTGATTTACTTCTGTATGGAACTATAATTTGGGGGCTTTGTAACATGGGGAGGTTCGAAGATGTGAATGCATTGTTGAATGAGATGAAGGAACATAACATAGAGGTTAGTGAAATTATATACACAACGCTTATTGATTCCTACTTCAAGGCAGGGAAAGACACAGAGGCACGGAAACTGCTTAATGAAATGCAGGAGAGAGGTATGGCTCCAACAGTTGTGACATATTGCTCATTGATTAATGGTTTGTGCAGATTGGGATATGTCGAAGAGgcaattgattattttaatcGAATGAAGAAAGCTTATTTGCAACCTAATGTTGTTGTTTATACATCACTGATTCATGGTCTTTGTAAAAACGAACGCATTGAGGATGCTAGAAAGCTGTTTCTGGAAATGCCTGAAAAGGGCTTGCTTCCAGATAAAATTGCTTATACATCTCTGATTGATGGGACCATGAAGCAGGGAAATATTCAGGAAGCTTTGGATCTGGTAAGGGTAATGACTGAAACTGGTGTTGAATTTGATCTTCATGCGTACACATGTTTAATTTCTGGGCTCTCTAGAGGTGGTCAACTTCAGCAAGCAAGGGATTTGCTTTATGAGATGATTGAGAAAGGTGTTCAGCCGGATGAAATTGTTTATGGTTGTCTCATACGGAAGTACCATGAACTTGGAAACAGGGAAGAAGCTGATGTCTTACTAATTGAAATGATGGAAAGGGGTAATGCTCCTATTAAAAGAGAGCTGCTGGACAAAATTTATGAACCTGAGGTGGCGTAA